TATCGATGTTCGAAGCCAGTAAGATTGTGATCTTCATAGGTTTACAGTTGGCTGTTATTCTGAGAATACTAATAAAGAGGATAATACGGAGTGGTTATGGTTGTTGAGCAGATAGAAGGTTTTGATCTGGTAGGGCTTAGTACAAGAACCAAGAACGCCAATGAGGCAGATTCGAGTACAGCAAAGATTGCTCCCCTATGGGATAAATTTGGTGCTGAAGCTGCACCAAAATTGCGTGGAGCCCCCAAGGTATATGGGGTATATACCAACTATGAATCAGATCACACTGGCTTGTTTGATGTTTATGCATGCTCAGATGTGCTTTCCACGGAGATGTCTGAAGACTTTGAGTCTGTTCGTATAGAGCCCGGCAAGTACCTTGTATTTACTGCTCAGGGGGAGATGCCGCAGGTAGCGATCGATCTTTGGGGTGAGGTTTGGGGTTATTTCTCAGCGCCAGATTGCCCTCAACAGCGGGCTTATACAACCGACTTTGAGCACTATGTTGGCGCTAATGAAGTTCAGATTGCCATTTCCATCAAGTAGCTATTCATTCTTTGCTGTGCTTACTGGGGCGAATACCAGATCGGAGAACTGAAGGCGCGCCCCTGCTGGATCAGGGGCACTTTCTCATCCATATCAATGCCGAAGCGCACCTTGTCGTAGAGTGTCCAGCGAGGTGTGGGTATTTCAAGGGCACGTAGATAGTAAACGGCTCTTTGCTTGGGGTTAAACTCTGGGTCTTTGAAGACACCGATCAATTGGGGCTCACCAATGCTGTTGGTGTATTTGGCGGTTTCCAGATCGACGGTGTTACCTACAGGCGGAATCTTGCCGTCACTGTCTATTTTTCGGTCCCCCGACCACTTCACATTAAAGATCTTTTCCCTGGTGTGCCCGTTGTTATCCAGCCAACCCTTAATGACTTGTACTCGGTCGAGGTTAGCACCCTGGGGGTCTTTTAGTGCAGCTACAAGAAAAGTAGCCTCTTGTCCTTTGCTGGCGGGAGGTAGCTTTTGCCCCATCGTTACCCCTTTTTTGTATCCGTTAGCTACCAGATCTCCATTGATATCCGCATCTGTATAGTCATAACCGCCAAAGAAGCGCACGGAAATCCGTGGGCCGGTAGTAGCGAATGTCTCCTTGCGATTCATTGCGTCCCAGATGGCCTCACGAGTATTTTCGGAGGCCCATACACCCGTGATCCCAGAAGCGGCTTGTTCCCAGCCAAAGTATTCACCGCCAACCCCTTTCAGTAGAGGAAAGGCCCAGCGCTGCTTGTTACTGGGCTCCAGGGTTTTGAACTTGCCATAGAAATTATCCTGGTCTGGAGTGGAGAGCCCGGTATGGGCATCCGTGCCCGCATTGGCGCCATATTGAAATGGGTTGGTGCCCAGGGCTTTCTCCAGGCGCAATCCAGATTTTAGGGCTTCGCGCCAATACTCGTACTGTAAGGCGCCAGGGGGTTTGGGCTTTAGGATCAGGTTACCGCGGTCCCAAAGGTCCCAGTTGGCGAATTCATCTTCCGGGGAAAGAGCAGGGTGAGACTCGCTCTGCCCCTTTATTTGCACCAGTTCATAAAGGGGCTCATAGCGTGCGCGAAGCTGAGCCCACTCTGGTGTGAGAGGGGAGCCATCAAACTGCTTCTCAATAAACATACGCCCGTTTGACATATTGCCATTGTGCGGAATAGCCAATACTCGCCCGCCGGTTTTATCCTCGTAGGCTTTCATCCACTCCCAAAGCTTCACCGGGTTTTGGGTATCAAAAGTAGTCAATGGCAGCAACGATCTGGTGCGGTCGGCACCATCGCGAAATATGATATTGCGATGCAGGTTATCGCCGCCATCAGCGTTGACGGTCCACTCGAAGGCAATAAAAGTGGTGAACTCTCCGGGCTTGTAATACTGCTCTGCGGCTTCAACCGTTTTCTCCCAGGCGGTACGCATCCACTTGGGGTCCATGACCTGTTTAGGGAGTTTGCCTTCTGATTGGAGAACGATGACTTCGCTCTTGGCTTCATTGGTGGCTTCCTCACTGCCGGAGGCCAGAGCATCGTGCCAGCGCTTCAGTGTGGGGTCGGACATCATTTCCGGGTTACCAGCGACTATCTCGCTGATAACACCCATGCCGTCGGAGTGATCGGTGATCATAAACCAGTCGTAGGGGCGGCTCAGTTTTGCTTTGAGCCCGCTGTTGGAAGTGACTTCTTCCCCAAGTGCAAACCGATAAGCATCGTCCGGGGTGAGTATTGCGCCATCCAGCCCTGCATCCACGGACCAGCCAGTATGGACATGTGTATCGCCAAAATAGACATTGCGTGCGATACGTTTGTCGGCACTTTCCTGAGCTTCCAACTCCGCTTTGATTTCCGGTGCCATGGCGGTAAGTACCTCACGCTTGCTGCCTTGTTGTGAGGTTGTTTCGCTGTTGTTTGCGGATTGCTTTTCAACCTCGCTATTATTTTTTCCGCAGCTATACAGGCCTGGCAGGACTAACAGGGCAATTAAAGTAGTTTGCAGTTTTTTTATTGGCATTCTGGGCGCTCCATTGCCTTGGTAAAAAACGAGCGGCGCCGATATGGGTTTCGGGACCGCCATTACCAGTGAAAATACAGCTAGCATAGTTGAGCGGTGTTTTTTCCGGGGCGGGTAGGCGACAGTTCGGGTCTTGTTATATCGCGGAACAATAGATAGTCTTCCTGGCCCCACTGGATTGGCAGGTTTGCGCACAATCCTGACCCGCATTGGTTTATTTAGTCAGATTGTAAAAGCTGAGCGCAATTTACCCCGTCTGCCGTATCAGACTAAAAGCAGGTTTATGAGCAACAACGAAAAGCGTCCACTCTATATCCCCCATGCCGGCCCCTCCCTGTTGGAGATGCCGCTGTTGAACAAAGGCAGTGCATTTACTCTGGAGGAGAGGCTTGAGTTCAACCTGGCCGGTCTTCTACCGAACAATGTCGAAACGATCGAAGAGCAGGCCCGGCGTGCTTATCTGCAGTACCAGCAATGTAAGACAGGTCTGGATAAGCATATATACCTGCGAGGGATTCAGGATGACAATGAAACCCTGTTCTTTTACCTGATTGAACACCACACAGAAGAGATGCTGCCGATTATCTACACGCCCACAGTAGGTGCGGCTTGTGAAGAGTTTTCCAGTATTTATCGCAATCACCGCGGTTTGTTTATTCCTTACCCGGATCGCGAGTACATGGATGACATGTTGCGTAGTGCTACCAAGGAGAACGTCAAGGTTATCGTGGTAACCGATGGTGAGCGTATCCTCGGCCTTGGTGACCAGGGTATTGGCGGAATGGGTATCCCTATCGGAAAGCTGTCCCTGTACACCGCCTGTGGCGGTATCAGCCCGGCCTATACCTTACCGGTAACCCTGGATGTGGGCACTAACAACCGCACCCTCCTTGGAGACCCAATGTATATGGGCTGGCGCCATGAGCGCATTTCTCAAGAGGAGTACGACGAGTTCTTGGAGCAGTTTATTTGCGCT
This DNA window, taken from Microbulbifer sp. GL-2, encodes the following:
- a CDS encoding GyrI-like domain-containing protein; its protein translation is MVVEQIEGFDLVGLSTRTKNANEADSSTAKIAPLWDKFGAEAAPKLRGAPKVYGVYTNYESDHTGLFDVYACSDVLSTEMSEDFESVRIEPGKYLVFTAQGEMPQVAIDLWGEVWGYFSAPDCPQQRAYTTDFEHYVGANEVQIAISIK
- a CDS encoding DUF3604 domain-containing protein, which encodes MPIKKLQTTLIALLVLPGLYSCGKNNSEVEKQSANNSETTSQQGSKREVLTAMAPEIKAELEAQESADKRIARNVYFGDTHVHTGWSVDAGLDGAILTPDDAYRFALGEEVTSNSGLKAKLSRPYDWFMITDHSDGMGVISEIVAGNPEMMSDPTLKRWHDALASGSEEATNEAKSEVIVLQSEGKLPKQVMDPKWMRTAWEKTVEAAEQYYKPGEFTTFIAFEWTVNADGGDNLHRNIIFRDGADRTRSLLPLTTFDTQNPVKLWEWMKAYEDKTGGRVLAIPHNGNMSNGRMFIEKQFDGSPLTPEWAQLRARYEPLYELVQIKGQSESHPALSPEDEFANWDLWDRGNLILKPKPPGALQYEYWREALKSGLRLEKALGTNPFQYGANAGTDAHTGLSTPDQDNFYGKFKTLEPSNKQRWAFPLLKGVGGEYFGWEQAASGITGVWASENTREAIWDAMNRKETFATTGPRISVRFFGGYDYTDADINGDLVANGYKKGVTMGQKLPPASKGQEATFLVAALKDPQGANLDRVQVIKGWLDNNGHTREKIFNVKWSGDRKIDSDGKIPPVGNTVDLETAKYTNSIGEPQLIGVFKDPEFNPKQRAVYYLRALEIPTPRWTLYDKVRFGIDMDEKVPLIQQGRAFSSPIWYSPQ